Proteins from a genomic interval of Stenotrophomonas sp. 24(2023):
- a CDS encoding LysR family transcriptional regulator, translating to MPIELRHLRYFLAVADTLHFGQAAERLGISQPPLSQQIRQLEDLIGARLFVRSHRRVQLTPAGELLQERARAIVQQVETAVDEVQRAQRGEQGELHIGLTRATPLSPQIPRSILHYRQQYPQVRLQLSEMNTLQQIDALLDGSLDVGIIRKRALPPELVAHTLFVDPLALIVHADHPALRRLSKQGTLSLRDFAQEPFVAFRRSAGAGIHDHMIALCAAAGFTPRIVQEAGEASTLISLAAAGLGAAILPSSCDHIRVEGSRFVALADAGAHSEVQLAWHRERVTPLIRNFATLLRGAFAGV from the coding sequence ATGCCCATCGAACTCCGCCACCTGCGCTACTTCCTGGCCGTTGCCGATACCCTGCACTTCGGCCAGGCGGCCGAGCGGCTGGGCATATCGCAGCCGCCGCTCAGCCAGCAGATCCGCCAGCTGGAAGACCTGATCGGTGCGCGGCTGTTCGTGCGCAGCCATCGCCGGGTACAGCTGACGCCTGCGGGCGAGCTGCTGCAGGAACGTGCACGCGCCATCGTGCAGCAGGTGGAAACGGCGGTGGATGAGGTGCAGCGTGCACAGCGCGGCGAGCAGGGTGAGCTGCATATCGGTCTCACCCGGGCCACGCCGCTGTCGCCGCAGATTCCACGTTCGATCCTGCATTACCGCCAGCAGTATCCGCAGGTGCGGCTGCAGCTGAGCGAAATGAACACCCTGCAGCAGATCGATGCGCTGCTCGATGGTTCATTGGACGTGGGCATCATCCGCAAGCGCGCGCTGCCCCCGGAACTGGTGGCGCACACCCTGTTCGTCGATCCACTGGCGTTGATCGTGCATGCCGACCATCCTGCCCTGCGACGGCTCTCGAAACAGGGCACGCTGTCGCTGCGCGACTTCGCGCAGGAGCCGTTCGTGGCGTTCCGGCGCAGCGCCGGCGCGGGCATCCATGACCACATGATCGCGTTGTGCGCGGCTGCCGGGTTCACGCCGCGCATCGTGCAGGAAGCGGGTGAAGCCTCGACACTGATCAGTCTGGCCGCCGCGGGCCTGGGCGCGGCGATCCTGCCGTCGTCGTGCGATCACATCCGGGTGGAAGGATCGCGCTTCGTGGCACTGGCCGATGCTGGCGCGCATTCGGAAGTGCAGCTGGCCTGGCATCGCGAACGGGTAACGCCGTTGATCCGCAATTTCGCCACGCTGCTGCGCGGGGCGTTCGCCGGGGTGTGA
- the dcp gene encoding peptidyl-dipeptidase Dcp: MSRTVVLAAAISLALAACSGKESTPVSETQKAPTQQPAEAATNPLLSASTLPFQAPQFDKIKDSDYLPAFEEGMRQHLADVRKIVDSTEPATFDNTIVAMERSGETLNRVSRIFFGLVQADTNDARQKVQEEISPKLAAHQDEINLDPKLFARVKSIYDQRDSLGLDPVQKRLVEHYYDHLVRSGAQLSDADKASLRKLNVEETTLSTQFHTRLVAATAAAAVVVDDKAKLAGLDDSAINNAAAAATDRKLEGKFLLPLQNTTQQPVLGSLSDRDQRAAVLKASETRAERGDANDTRQTVQRLAQLRAQKAKLLGFDTYADYNLGDQMAKTPAAALKLLTDTVPAATAKARTEAGEIQKVIDAQKGGFTLAASDWDFYAEQVRKAKYDLDESQVKPYFELDNVLQNGVFYAANQLYGITFKQRTDIPTYNPDMKVYEVFDKDGSSLALFYTDYFKRDSKSGGAWMDVFVEQDGLTGAKPVVYNVCNFTKPAAGQPALISFDDVTTMFHEFGHALHGMFSNVKYPSIAGTATSRDFVEFPSQFNENWALDPKVFAHYAKHYKTGEAMPQELVDKILKARSFNQGYATTEYLSAALLDLAWHTQKADAPLQDVDAFEAAALKKFKIDLPQVPPRYRTTYFDHIWGGGYSAGYYAYFWAEVLDHDAFQWFTEHGGLTAANGQEFRDKILSRGNSVELAELYRDFRGKDPSVEPLLKFRGLKQ; encoded by the coding sequence ATGTCGCGTACCGTCGTTTTGGCCGCTGCCATCAGCCTTGCGCTGGCGGCCTGTTCCGGCAAGGAGTCCACCCCCGTGTCCGAAACCCAGAAAGCCCCGACCCAGCAGCCGGCCGAAGCGGCCACCAACCCGCTGCTGAGCGCCAGCACCCTGCCGTTCCAGGCCCCGCAGTTCGACAAGATCAAGGACAGCGACTACCTGCCGGCCTTCGAAGAAGGCATGCGCCAGCACCTGGCCGACGTGCGCAAGATCGTCGACAGCACCGAGCCGGCCACCTTCGACAACACCATCGTGGCGATGGAGCGCAGCGGCGAAACCCTGAACCGCGTCTCGCGCATCTTCTTCGGCCTGGTCCAGGCCGATACCAACGATGCCCGCCAGAAGGTGCAGGAAGAAATCTCGCCGAAGCTGGCCGCGCACCAGGACGAAATCAACCTGGACCCGAAGCTGTTCGCGCGCGTGAAGTCGATCTACGACCAGCGTGACAGCCTGGGCCTGGACCCGGTGCAGAAGCGCCTGGTCGAGCACTACTACGACCACCTGGTGCGCTCGGGCGCCCAGCTGTCCGACGCCGACAAGGCCAGCCTGCGCAAGCTCAACGTGGAGGAAACCACGCTGTCCACGCAGTTCCACACCCGCCTGGTCGCCGCTACCGCCGCCGCCGCCGTGGTGGTGGACGACAAGGCCAAGCTGGCCGGCCTGGATGACAGCGCCATCAACAACGCTGCCGCCGCCGCCACCGACCGCAAGCTGGAAGGCAAGTTCCTGCTGCCGCTGCAGAACACCACCCAGCAGCCGGTGCTCGGTTCGCTGAGCGACCGCGACCAGCGCGCCGCCGTGCTGAAGGCCTCCGAAACCCGCGCCGAACGCGGCGATGCCAACGACACCCGGCAGACCGTGCAGCGCCTGGCCCAGCTGCGTGCGCAGAAGGCCAAGCTGCTCGGCTTCGACACCTACGCCGACTACAACCTCGGCGACCAGATGGCCAAGACCCCGGCTGCCGCGCTCAAGCTGCTGACCGACACCGTGCCGGCCGCCACCGCCAAGGCACGCACCGAAGCCGGCGAGATCCAGAAGGTCATCGACGCGCAGAAGGGCGGCTTCACGCTGGCCGCCTCCGACTGGGACTTCTACGCCGAGCAGGTCCGCAAGGCCAAGTACGACCTGGACGAATCGCAGGTCAAGCCGTACTTCGAGCTGGACAACGTGCTGCAGAACGGCGTCTTCTACGCCGCCAACCAGCTGTATGGCATCACCTTCAAGCAGCGCACCGACATTCCGACCTACAACCCGGACATGAAGGTGTACGAAGTGTTCGACAAGGACGGCAGCTCGCTGGCCCTGTTCTACACCGACTACTTCAAGCGTGACAGCAAGTCCGGCGGCGCCTGGATGGACGTGTTCGTCGAGCAGGACGGCCTGACCGGTGCCAAGCCGGTGGTCTACAACGTCTGCAACTTCACCAAGCCGGCCGCGGGCCAGCCGGCACTGATCAGCTTCGACGACGTCACCACCATGTTCCACGAGTTCGGCCATGCCCTGCACGGCATGTTCTCGAACGTGAAGTACCCCTCGATCGCCGGTACCGCCACCTCGCGCGATTTCGTCGAGTTCCCCTCGCAGTTCAACGAGAACTGGGCCCTGGACCCGAAGGTGTTCGCGCACTACGCCAAGCACTACAAGACCGGCGAGGCGATGCCGCAGGAGCTGGTGGACAAGATCCTCAAGGCACGCAGCTTCAACCAGGGCTATGCAACGACCGAATACCTGTCGGCCGCGCTGCTTGACCTGGCCTGGCACACCCAGAAGGCCGACGCCCCGCTGCAGGATGTGGACGCCTTCGAAGCCGCTGCGCTGAAGAAGTTCAAGATCGACCTGCCGCAGGTGCCGCCGCGCTACCGCACCACCTACTTCGACCACATCTGGGGTGGCGGTTACTCGGCCGGCTACTACGCCTACTTCTGGGCGGAAGTGCTCGACCATGACGCCTTCCAGTGGTTCACCGAACACGGTGGCCTGACCGCCGCCAACGGCCAGGAGTTCCGCGACAAGATCCTCTCGCGCGGCAACAGCGTCGAACTGGCCGAGCTCTACCGCGACTTCCGCGGCAAGGACCCCTCGGTCGAGCCGCTGCTGAAGTTCCGCGGCCTGAAGCAGTAA
- a CDS encoding LysR family transcriptional regulator: protein MTTRTPSSPRFSYKSDRLKPLRAFCQTVRLGSVSRAAEALFVSQPAISQQLQALERELGVPLFERSGRRLVPSREGQVLYEMAQPLVESLDGLEARFQDKVRGLDAGELNIAANSSTILYLLPRIVERFRQCYPDVRLTLHNAISADGTDLLREDAADLAVGSMTDVPADLSYAPAYRFEQVLIAPHDHPLAQGELDLAEVARYPLVLPPKRQITYRLVDQVFQRHRIAYTVALEVGGWEVIKQYVAMGMGISIVPALCLNDADRERLAARSMKAWFPERSYGVIVRRGKALSAQARAFIDLIQPELFSPRDYDQSGHSER from the coding sequence ATGACCACGCGCACGCCCTCAAGTCCGCGTTTTTCCTACAAATCCGATCGGCTCAAGCCGCTGCGGGCGTTCTGCCAGACCGTCCGCCTGGGTTCGGTCTCACGGGCGGCTGAGGCGCTGTTCGTCAGCCAGCCGGCCATCAGCCAGCAGCTGCAGGCGCTGGAACGCGAACTGGGCGTGCCGCTGTTCGAGCGCAGCGGGCGCCGGCTGGTGCCCAGCCGCGAGGGCCAGGTGCTGTATGAAATGGCGCAGCCGCTGGTGGAAAGCCTGGATGGGCTGGAGGCGCGCTTCCAGGACAAGGTGCGCGGGCTGGACGCGGGCGAACTGAACATCGCCGCCAACAGCTCGACCATCCTGTACCTGCTGCCACGCATCGTTGAACGCTTCCGCCAGTGCTACCCGGATGTGCGACTGACCCTGCACAACGCGATCAGCGCCGACGGCACCGACCTGCTGCGCGAGGATGCCGCCGACCTGGCGGTGGGGTCGATGACCGATGTACCGGCCGACCTGAGCTATGCCCCGGCCTATCGCTTCGAGCAGGTGCTGATCGCACCGCATGACCACCCGCTGGCCCAGGGCGAACTGGACCTGGCCGAGGTGGCGCGCTATCCGCTGGTGCTGCCGCCGAAACGGCAGATCACCTACCGGCTGGTGGACCAGGTGTTCCAGCGCCACCGCATCGCCTACACCGTCGCGCTGGAGGTGGGTGGCTGGGAGGTGATCAAGCAGTACGTGGCGATGGGCATGGGCATTTCCATCGTGCCGGCGCTGTGCCTGAACGATGCCGACCGCGAGCGGCTGGCCGCGCGTTCGATGAAGGCGTGGTTCCCCGAACGCAGCTACGGGGTGATCGTGCGCCGGGGCAAGGCGCTGTCCGCGCAGGCGCGGGCCTTCATCGACCTGATCCAGCCGGAGCTGTTCAGCCCGCGCGATTACGACCAGAGCGGGCATTCGGAGCGGTGA
- a CDS encoding lysophospholipid acyltransferase family protein: protein MPQVKPNAFLRWLARCTLRLGGWKVTGTLPDIPRLVFIIAPHSSNWDGLWGMAAKIALGMKVKVLGKASLFWWPLGPLLHKLGVIPLDRSSPQGTVGQAVDLIRNNEKMWFAITPEGTRKAVKDWKAGFLKIARMADVPILAAYFHYPEKTIGIGPVFTPSGDDAADMARIREFYRPWIGKTRGTV, encoded by the coding sequence ATGCCGCAGGTCAAACCCAACGCCTTCCTGCGCTGGCTGGCGCGCTGCACCCTGCGCCTGGGCGGCTGGAAAGTGACCGGCACCCTGCCGGACATCCCCCGGCTGGTGTTCATCATCGCCCCGCACTCGTCCAACTGGGACGGCCTGTGGGGCATGGCCGCCAAGATCGCGCTGGGCATGAAGGTGAAGGTGCTGGGCAAGGCGTCGCTGTTCTGGTGGCCGCTGGGCCCGCTGCTGCACAAGCTGGGCGTGATCCCGCTGGACCGCAGCTCGCCGCAGGGTACCGTCGGCCAGGCGGTGGACCTGATCCGCAACAACGAGAAGATGTGGTTCGCCATCACCCCCGAAGGCACCCGCAAGGCCGTGAAGGACTGGAAGGCCGGCTTTCTGAAGATCGCGCGGATGGCCGACGTGCCGATCCTGGCGGCCTATTTCCATTACCCGGAAAAGACCATCGGCATCGGCCCGGTGTTCACCCCCAGCGGTGACGATGCGGCCGACATGGCGCGCATCCGCGAGTTCTACCGGCCCTGGATCGGCAAGACCCGCGGCACGGTCTGA
- the lepB gene encoding signal peptidase I has translation MDSAARPPMSHRLLAWLKKEAVPLLVMLGLLAAARDTLANHYVVPSGSMQPTLQPGDRVVVDMRAYGLRLPFTGHTLLAAGTPQRGEVAVFDSPADGTRLIKRVVAVAGDQVQLHDGYLSINGRPLQVGTSRSETFGQRQATLDLDLGGGPDITGMQVPAGKVLVLGDHRGNSFDGRFFGFVDADRIYGRAVAVYYRRGHGLEWQRL, from the coding sequence ATGGATAGCGCCGCCCGCCCCCCGATGTCCCACCGCCTGCTGGCCTGGCTGAAGAAGGAAGCCGTGCCGTTGCTGGTGATGCTCGGCCTGCTCGCCGCCGCGCGCGATACCCTGGCCAACCACTACGTAGTACCCAGTGGCTCGATGCAGCCGACCCTGCAGCCGGGTGACCGTGTGGTGGTGGACATGCGCGCCTACGGCCTGCGCTTGCCCTTCACCGGCCACACCCTGCTGGCGGCGGGTACCCCGCAGCGTGGCGAGGTGGCGGTGTTCGATTCCCCGGCCGATGGCACCCGCCTGATCAAGCGCGTGGTGGCCGTGGCCGGTGACCAGGTGCAGCTGCATGATGGCTACCTGAGCATCAACGGGCGGCCGCTGCAGGTCGGTACCTCGCGCAGCGAAACCTTTGGCCAGCGCCAGGCCACGCTGGACCTGGACCTGGGCGGCGGCCCGGACATCACCGGCATGCAGGTGCCGGCCGGCAAGGTGCTGGTGCTGGGCGACCACCGTGGCAACAGCTTCGACGGCCGCTTCTTCGGCTTTGTCGATGCCGACCGGATCTACGGTCGCGCGGTGGCGGTGTATTACCGGCGCGGCCATGGCCTTGAGTGGCAGCGCCTGTAA
- a CDS encoding MFS transporter encodes MNGDTAAVARGSLSPAQADSPAATRIEQGTPAFRRTALALFLAGFSTFGLLYAVQPLLPEFSRHFGVSAAGSAMSLSLSTGTLAVAMLLAGLLSDAVGRRPLMIVALMLSALLSLCTALVDDWASLLVLRTLLGLALSGVPAVAMTYLVEEMDSRALGLAMGLYIGGNAIGGMSGRLLAGIIADHWGWRWGIGVVSIIAVASTVLLWLQLPPSRHFQARRGGLRHLPSRWRTLFADPGLPWLFATSFVLMGVFVTLYNYLGYHLLAPPYGLSQTVVGLIFSVYLVGTFSSAWMGQQATRYGRGRILAISFALIAAGIVLLALPWLPAMAVGIALVTFGFFGGHSVASSWVGSRAGAMRAEASALYLFAYYLGSSVLGALGGLAYSAWDWPGVCAFTAVLTLAGGGIVWMLQQRATQPVMA; translated from the coding sequence ATGAATGGCGATACCGCCGCCGTCGCGCGCGGCTCCCTGTCCCCGGCTCAGGCCGATTCTCCCGCCGCGACCCGCATCGAGCAGGGCACCCCGGCGTTCCGGCGTACCGCGCTGGCCCTGTTCCTGGCCGGCTTTTCCACCTTTGGCCTGCTGTATGCCGTGCAGCCGCTGCTGCCGGAGTTCAGCCGGCACTTCGGTGTCTCGGCCGCCGGCAGCGCGATGTCGCTGTCGCTCAGCACCGGTACCCTGGCCGTGGCGATGCTGCTGGCCGGCCTGCTGTCCGATGCGGTGGGGCGGCGCCCGTTGATGATCGTCGCGCTGATGCTGTCGGCGCTGCTGTCGCTGTGCACCGCGCTGGTCGATGACTGGGCCTCGCTGCTGGTGCTGCGCACGCTGCTGGGCCTCGCGCTCAGCGGTGTACCGGCGGTGGCGATGACCTACCTGGTGGAGGAAATGGACAGCCGCGCGCTGGGCCTGGCCATGGGCCTGTACATCGGCGGCAACGCGATCGGCGGCATGAGTGGCCGCCTGCTGGCCGGCATCATCGCCGACCACTGGGGCTGGCGCTGGGGCATCGGCGTGGTCTCGATCATCGCCGTGGCCAGCACCGTGCTGCTGTGGCTGCAGCTGCCGCCCTCGCGCCACTTCCAGGCCCGTCGCGGGGGCCTCCGCCACCTGCCGTCGCGCTGGCGCACGCTGTTCGCCGATCCCGGCCTGCCGTGGCTGTTCGCCACCTCGTTCGTGTTGATGGGCGTGTTCGTCACCCTCTACAACTACCTCGGCTACCACCTGCTGGCACCGCCCTATGGGCTCAGCCAGACCGTGGTCGGGCTGATCTTCAGCGTGTACCTGGTGGGCACCTTCAGCTCGGCGTGGATGGGCCAGCAGGCCACGCGGTACGGGCGCGGCCGCATCCTGGCGATCTCCTTCGCGCTGATCGCCGCCGGCATCGTGCTGCTGGCGCTGCCGTGGCTGCCGGCCATGGCGGTCGGCATCGCGCTGGTGACCTTCGGCTTCTTCGGCGGCCATTCGGTGGCCAGCAGCTGGGTCGGCAGCCGTGCAGGTGCCATGCGCGCCGAAGCCTCGGCGCTGTACCTGTTCGCCTACTACCTGGGCTCCAGCGTGCTGGGCGCGCTGGGCGGGTTGGCCTACAGCGCCTGGGACTGGCCGGGCGTGTGCGCGTTCACCGCGGTGCTGACGCTGGCCGGCGGTGGCATCGTCTGGATGCTGCAGCAGCGTGCCACGCAGCCGGTAATGGCCTGA
- the aceB gene encoding malate synthase A, producing the protein MSAVASAFSTPPAKATPGISLATRVAGQDTLLPAPLLALLVSLHRAVEPGRQAQLQARRQRQAFFDQGGLPDFRADTAAIRQGDWTVAPLPAALQDRRVEITGPTDPKMVINALNSGAKVFMADFEDSTSPTWRNLLAGQQSLIGAVRGDLEFTAANGKHYTLRPYEEQAVLIVRPRGWHLDEKHVAIDGQPLAGGLFDAAVFAFHNARTLQARDRGPYFYLPKLQSMEEAALWETALSHIEGMLGLPHGQIKVTVLIETLPAVFEMDEILHALRERIVGLNCGRWDYIFSYLKTFRRHADRVLPERGQVTMTQPFLKAYSERLIQTCHRRGAHAMGGMAAQIPINNDAAANEQAMARVRADKLREVTAGHDGTWVAHPALIPVAMAIFDEHMPTPNQHGVLRQDVRAGRDELIARPPGTITRAGFEGNVEVCVRYLAAWLDGNGCVPIHHLMEDAATAEISRSQLWQWLHTPGQQLDDGTAIDLALLDATLAQLPARLGDTRALPGGARIGEAIALLAELSRSNELTDFLTLPAYARID; encoded by the coding sequence ATGTCAGCCGTTGCTTCCGCCTTCTCCACGCCGCCGGCCAAGGCCACGCCCGGGATTTCCCTGGCGACCCGGGTCGCCGGGCAGGACACCCTGCTGCCGGCCCCGCTGCTGGCCCTGCTGGTGTCGCTGCACCGTGCCGTGGAACCGGGCCGGCAGGCACAGCTGCAGGCCCGCCGCCAGCGCCAGGCGTTCTTCGACCAGGGCGGCCTGCCGGACTTCCGCGCGGACACCGCTGCGATCCGCCAGGGCGACTGGACCGTGGCGCCGCTGCCGGCCGCGCTGCAGGACCGCCGCGTGGAGATCACCGGGCCGACCGACCCGAAGATGGTCATCAACGCGCTGAACTCCGGCGCGAAGGTGTTCATGGCCGACTTCGAGGATTCGACCTCGCCCACCTGGCGCAACCTGCTGGCCGGGCAGCAGTCGCTGATCGGGGCGGTGCGCGGTGATCTGGAATTCACCGCCGCCAATGGCAAGCACTACACCCTGCGCCCGTACGAGGAGCAGGCCGTGCTGATCGTGCGCCCGCGCGGCTGGCACCTGGACGAAAAGCACGTGGCCATCGACGGCCAGCCGCTGGCCGGTGGCCTGTTCGATGCGGCGGTGTTCGCCTTCCACAACGCGCGCACCCTGCAGGCCCGTGACCGTGGCCCGTACTTCTACCTGCCCAAGCTGCAGAGCATGGAAGAGGCCGCGCTGTGGGAGACCGCGCTGTCGCACATCGAAGGCATGCTCGGCCTGCCGCATGGCCAGATCAAGGTGACCGTGCTGATCGAAACGCTGCCGGCGGTGTTCGAGATGGACGAGATCCTGCACGCCCTGCGCGAACGCATCGTCGGCCTGAACTGCGGGCGCTGGGATTACATCTTCTCCTACCTGAAGACCTTCCGCCGCCACGCCGACCGCGTGCTGCCCGAGCGTGGCCAGGTGACCATGACCCAGCCGTTCCTGAAGGCCTATTCGGAACGGCTGATCCAGACCTGCCATCGTCGCGGTGCGCACGCGATGGGCGGCATGGCCGCGCAGATTCCGATCAACAACGATGCTGCCGCCAACGAGCAGGCGATGGCGCGCGTGCGCGCCGACAAGCTGCGCGAAGTGACCGCCGGCCACGACGGCACCTGGGTCGCGCATCCGGCGCTGATCCCGGTGGCGATGGCGATCTTCGACGAACACATGCCCACCCCGAACCAGCACGGCGTGCTGCGCCAGGACGTGCGTGCCGGTCGCGATGAGCTGATCGCCCGCCCGCCGGGCACCATCACCCGCGCTGGCTTCGAGGGCAATGTCGAAGTCTGCGTGCGCTACCTGGCGGCCTGGCTGGATGGCAACGGCTGCGTGCCGATCCATCACCTGATGGAGGACGCGGCCACCGCCGAGATCAGCCGCAGCCAGCTGTGGCAGTGGCTGCATACGCCGGGCCAGCAGCTTGACGATGGCACCGCGATCGACCTGGCCCTGCTCGATGCCACCCTCGCGCAGCTGCCGGCCCGGCTGGGCGACACCCGCGCGCTGCCCGGTGGCGCGCGCATCGGCGAAGCCATCGCCCTGCTGGCCGAGCTGAGCCGCAGCAATGAACTGACCGATTTCCTGACCCTGCCGGCCTACGCGCGCATCGACTGA
- a CDS encoding 3-dehydroquinate dehydratase: MSIFIIRGPEAAGALIRTAAPLPGQVLKSLVHRAIDAGTSVAIRACGSEQELLDALRVADHSRGEVTLLDPGACADSLRLQRLLPHLHNAYVEVHDDGAVAEPCLPAGAGQRLGIAAGYGAQSYVLALDIALDHLGLSEGANRVHVGT, from the coding sequence ATGTCGATCTTCATCATCCGTGGCCCGGAAGCGGCCGGTGCGTTGATCCGTACCGCTGCGCCGCTGCCGGGGCAGGTGCTCAAGTCGCTGGTGCACCGGGCGATCGATGCCGGTACCAGCGTGGCGATCCGTGCGTGTGGTTCGGAACAGGAACTGCTCGATGCGCTGCGCGTGGCCGATCACAGCCGGGGCGAGGTCACCCTGCTCGACCCGGGTGCCTGCGCCGACAGCCTGCGCCTGCAGCGGTTGCTGCCGCACCTGCACAACGCCTACGTGGAAGTGCATGACGATGGCGCGGTGGCCGAGCCGTGCCTGCCGGCCGGGGCCGGCCAGCGGCTGGGGATCGCCGCCGGGTACGGGGCGCAGAGCTATGTGCTGGCGCTGGATATCGCGCTGGACCACCTGGGGTTGTCCGAAGGGGCCAACCGGGTGCACGTGGGGACGTGA
- the aceA gene encoding isocitrate lyase has protein sequence MSKLPTAEQIQHDWDTHPRWQGVKRNYSAADVVRLRGTVHVEHSLARLGAEKLWTYLHEKDFVNALGALTGNQAMQQVKAGLNAIYLSGWQVAADANLAGQMYPDQSLYPADSVPAVVKRINNTLLRADQLHHAEGKDDIDFLQPIVADAEAGFGGVLNAFELMKAMIEAGAAGVHFEDQLASVKKCGHMGGKVLVPTREAIEKLNAARLAADVLGVPTLLVARTDAEAADLLTSDIDGNDQPFTTGERTVEGFYKTRNGLDQAISRGLAYAPYADLVWCETGKPDLEFARKFAEAIHAKYPGKLLAYNCSPSFNWKKNLDDATIARFQKELGSYGYKFQFITLAGFHALNYGMFNLAHGYARRQMSAFVELQEAEFEAAERGFTAVKHQREVGTGYFDAVTQAIQQGQSSTTALTGSTEEEQFQGERAA, from the coding sequence ATGAGCAAGCTGCCCACTGCCGAACAGATCCAGCACGACTGGGACACCCACCCGCGCTGGCAGGGTGTGAAGCGCAACTACAGTGCCGCCGACGTGGTGCGCCTGCGCGGCACCGTGCACGTGGAGCATTCGCTGGCCCGCCTGGGCGCGGAAAAGCTGTGGACGTACCTGCACGAAAAGGATTTCGTCAACGCGCTGGGCGCGCTGACCGGCAACCAGGCCATGCAGCAGGTGAAGGCCGGCCTCAACGCGATCTACCTGTCCGGCTGGCAGGTGGCCGCCGATGCCAACCTGGCCGGGCAGATGTACCCGGACCAGTCGCTGTACCCGGCCGATTCGGTGCCGGCGGTGGTCAAGCGCATCAACAACACGCTGCTGCGCGCCGACCAGCTGCACCACGCCGAAGGCAAGGATGACATCGACTTCCTGCAGCCGATCGTGGCCGATGCCGAAGCCGGCTTCGGCGGCGTGCTCAATGCCTTCGAACTGATGAAGGCGATGATCGAGGCCGGCGCGGCCGGCGTGCACTTCGAGGACCAGCTGGCCTCGGTGAAGAAGTGCGGCCACATGGGCGGCAAGGTGCTGGTGCCGACCCGCGAAGCGATCGAGAAGCTCAACGCCGCGCGCCTGGCCGCCGACGTACTGGGCGTGCCGACCCTGCTGGTCGCGCGCACCGATGCCGAAGCTGCCGACCTGCTGACCAGCGACATCGACGGCAACGACCAGCCGTTCACCACCGGCGAGCGCACCGTGGAGGGCTTCTACAAGACCCGCAACGGCCTGGACCAGGCGATCAGCCGCGGCCTGGCCTATGCCCCCTATGCAGACCTGGTGTGGTGCGAGACCGGCAAGCCGGACCTGGAATTCGCCCGCAAGTTCGCCGAGGCGATCCACGCGAAGTATCCCGGCAAGCTGCTGGCCTACAACTGCTCGCCCAGCTTCAACTGGAAGAAGAACCTGGACGACGCCACCATCGCCAGGTTCCAGAAGGAGCTGGGCAGCTACGGCTACAAGTTCCAGTTCATCACCCTGGCCGGTTTCCACGCGCTGAACTACGGCATGTTCAACCTGGCCCACGGCTATGCGCGCCGCCAGATGAGCGCGTTCGTGGAGCTGCAGGAAGCCGAGTTCGAAGCGGCCGAGCGTGGCTTCACCGCGGTCAAGCACCAGCGTGAAGTGGGCACCGGCTATTTCGATGCGGTGACCCAGGCGATCCAGCAGGGCCAGTCCTCGACCACGGCGCTGACCGGTTCGACCGAGGAAGAGCAGTTCCAGGGCGAACGGGCAGCCTGA
- the arfB gene encoding alternative ribosome rescue aminoacyl-tRNA hydrolase ArfB: MGNGPVTINAHLVIPDDELVERFVRASGAGGQNVNKVATAVELRFDVANSPSLPEPLRARLLARRDRRMTSEGVLVIDAQRFRTQDRNREDARERLAAIIQAGLSVPKARKATKPTFGSKLRRLDAKRERAQVKRGRSTRNWE, translated from the coding sequence ATGGGTAATGGACCAGTCACCATCAACGCGCATCTTGTGATCCCCGATGATGAACTCGTGGAGCGGTTCGTGCGTGCCAGTGGTGCCGGTGGCCAGAACGTCAACAAGGTGGCAACGGCGGTGGAGCTGCGTTTCGACGTGGCCAACTCGCCTTCGCTGCCCGAGCCGTTGCGCGCGCGCCTGCTGGCGCGGCGCGACCGGCGCATGACCAGCGAAGGCGTGCTGGTCATCGACGCGCAGCGTTTCCGTACCCAGGACCGCAACCGCGAGGACGCGCGCGAGCGGTTGGCGGCCATCATCCAGGCCGGGCTGAGCGTGCCCAAGGCACGCAAGGCCACCAAGCCGACCTTCGGGTCGAAACTGCGTCGTCTGGACGCCAAACGCGAGCGCGCGCAGGTCAAGCGCGGGCGCTCCACACGCAACTGGGAGTGA